From the genome of Maridesulfovibrio ferrireducens:
CCCGGCTTGAGCCTGCATATTTTTTTGAATCTTCGGTTACCATGGCGCATCTGCGTAGTGCAGCCCGCATGCGTGCGAGCAGTTCTCTCAATTGAAAAGGTTTGCAAATGTAGTCATCAGCTCCCATCTCGAGACCTACCACTCTGTCAACTTCATCACCTTTACCCGTGAGCATAATAACGGGAACATTGGATTTGGAGCGAATGAGGTCAAGTACGCTTAAGCCGCTGATATCAGGAAGTATAATATCTAAAAGAATAAGGTCGAAGCTTTCATTGCGGAATCTTTTCAATCCTTCGGAGGCATTGCACTCTGTGTGCAGAGTGTATCCTTCGTCTCGCAGGTAAGTTCCTAAAAGTTCACCAAGTTCCGGGTCATCATCGATTAATAATATTTTGTCCATGATTGTTCTCCTTGATGCACTATAAATGTTTAGAAGGAATAAGCATAAATGTTTAATGTTAAAAAATGTTAAGAGTGTAAAGAAATGTTAAGATGCTCTATATAAATCTAAGGTAGTCAAGATTATGAATGTTAAATAACAAAAAAACGACATGAACGTTCTGCATGTTTGCTGCGTATAACTATGCATAAGGATCAAATGAATAGGTCATTGGTCTTTAGTGCATGGATGTACAACGAAACACGGAGGTTTTTATGTCATTAGTAATTAACAACAACACAATGGCTAATTCAGCAGCTCGCCACCTTAATGATGCGTATAGTGCATTAGGTAGTTCTACAGAGAAGATGGCGTCTGGTCTAAGGATCAATTCTGCTGCTGATGATGCCGCAGGGCTTGCTGTGCGTGAGCTCATGCGTTCTGACATTTCCACTCTCAGCCAGGGAGTTAGAAATGCCAATGATGGTATTTCAATGATTCAGACCGCTGACGGTGCGCTTTCTGTAGTTGATGAAAAGCTTATCCGTATGAAGGAATTAGCAGAGCAGGCCGCTACCGGAACATATACTTCAGATCAGCGCGCATTAATTGATCAGGAGTATCAGGCTATGGCTTCGGAAATCACCCGTATTGCGAGTGCTACCGATTTCAATGGAATTCATCTCCTTAATGGAAACCTTAGTGGTGATTCTGCTCTGGTTGTTCATTTTGGAACTGGTAATGATTCCGCAGAAGATAAGTACAGTGTTG
Proteins encoded in this window:
- a CDS encoding flagellin codes for the protein MSLVINNNTMANSAARHLNDAYSALGSSTEKMASGLRINSAADDAAGLAVRELMRSDISTLSQGVRNANDGISMIQTADGALSVVDEKLIRMKELAEQAATGTYTSDQRALIDQEYQAMASEITRIASATDFNGIHLLNGNLSGDSALVVHFGTGNDSAEDKYSVEIGNCTASSLGIGNQSTEGAGFTVSTQEQAQASLEALDNAIVSKDKIRANLGALENRLGATISNLQIQAENLQAAESQISDVDVATEMTNYSKQQIITQSAVAMLSQANSLPQMALQLIG
- a CDS encoding response regulator transcription factor, translated to MDKILLIDDDPELGELLGTYLRDEGYTLHTECNASEGLKRFRNESFDLILLDIILPDISGLSVLDLIRSKSNVPVIMLTGKGDEVDRVVGLEMGADDYICKPFQLRELLARMRAALRRCAMVTEDSKKYAGSSRGKIVVGDIEVNLDSQSVLVNGEDTHFTAAEFSIIEHLSASCGTLVERDALMENALGRTVDFDDYVLNVHMSNLRRKIGESVSIKTIRGRGYMMTAKNQAGA